A portion of the Leucoraja erinacea ecotype New England chromosome 9, Leri_hhj_1, whole genome shotgun sequence genome contains these proteins:
- the LOC129699957 gene encoding NADH dehydrogenase [ubiquinone] 1 beta subcomplex subunit 1-like, producing the protein MNLVGFVRDHWYNILVPLGFVLGCYLDRMNDEKLTAFRNKSLLFKRELKPGEETTWK; encoded by the exons ATGAACCTGGTAGGTTTTGTGCGTGATCACTGGTACAATATCCTCGTCCCCCTGGGTTTTGTGCTGGGATGTTATCTAGATAGAATGAATGATGAAAAGCTCACTGCATTCAGAAACAAAAGCTTATTGTTCAAACG GGAATTGAAACCAGGTGAAGAAACTACATGGAAGTGA